The genomic segment TTTCAAATCCTTCCATGACATCCCCAAAGACCGTGCCCTGGGCACAGCCTGAGGTTCGGACTTTCTTCTTGAGCTTTTCCTCAAAATTCGTTTCGCGCTCTGTGCGAACCACGACGACGTCGAGATCTTCGTCGAAATCGATCTCTATGATGACGTCATCGTCCGCCAGCATGTTCTGGTTTTTCAGATAGCCGACCGCGAGCAAGTCAGGATGATCGCCAATCGTCATCATTGTGACGACCTCCTGAGAATTCAGGTAAAGCGTCAGGGGCTTCTCGGTAACGACCCGCGTTTCAACCGTTTCGCCGTTCTGGTCTGTGCCACTAACGGACGTCGAAAGCTTGGAATCAAGAGGATCGGGTTTCAGAAGGTAAGGGCCTGGCAAAGGCGCGCGACTCCACATGTGTACGTTTCCGAAACACTATGGGACGCAAAAGGGGAAGGGCAAGAACTTACTTTGCAAAAGAGAGGCTTGTAACCCATTCGACCGACAGCGTCAGTCATTGGGAGACCCCAAAGGAACAGGGTGGGCACTGGACAGCATGGAGCCGAAATTCACCCTGATCCCGGGATTGCCTTCCATACGCGGATAACCGGACGTGGGCGGTTCCGCAGCAGACCGATCAAATTACTCGCTCAGATCATCAGCATGTCGTTGGTCAGTCTGCCCGCCTGCAGTTCCGAAGCAAAATGACTGAACGCCAGGTAGGCTTCGTCGCGCGTCACCTCTGCAGGATGATCCAGCAGCGGACGCAGCACGGGGTATTGTGAAGCAGCGACGCCGTCGGTCAGATCGCGGAAGAACATCAGCGAATTCGGAAACAGACGAAAGTCGACCGGCTCGTGAATGATGCCTTCGATGTCGTTCAGCCGTGGGTCGTTCATCACACAGTAGACAGTATCCAGGACCTGTCCCGTCTGACCTTCGAGCACCTGAATGATGTGCTGGTCCACAAGCAAAAGTGCACCCGTCACACCGGCCTTCCGGTTGATCCGGCGGATCCGAAGCAAGGTCCTGTCAATTTCGTCGGGAAGGGGTAAACGCATGTTTCCCCATTTGATTTTGCTGCGATAGCAAGCGCGGTATAGCTCCATTGCGTGTCCAATCGTTTTTGCCGATAGAACCAGCCTGCGCTTCAATTCCTCACAATTGCTTAAAATCTTAGTCAAATTCAAAGAAGAGCGTGGAAAACAACACGAATACACCAAGGTTCTGCGAAAACATGTGCTTCACGGATGCGTTCTTGGTTAAAGAAAGCTGTGTAAAACAACCGTTCCTGATCTTTGTGTGGAAAATCCGGCTCAGCGACGCTCGGCGAGCTTGTAGTCCAACCCATTTTTAACCGCTGGCCATTCGTGCGCGAGAACCGAATAGACGGCGGTATCTCGGAGCGAACCGTCTGCTGTACGCTGATGGGATCTGAGCACCCCATCAAGCTTCGCGCCGAGGCGTTCGATCGCTGTGCGGCTTTGCCTGTTCATGAAATGTGTGCGGAACTCCACTGCAATGCAGTTCAGGTCTTCAAAGGCGTGGGTGAGCAGCATGCGCTTGCATTCCGTATTGAGCGGCGTGCGCTGAACGGACTTGCGATACCAGGTTGAACCGATTTCCACTCTCTTGTGTTCAGTGTCGATATTCATGTACGTGGTCATTCCGACGGCCTTGCCATCGGGCGTCAGCACCGCGAACGGCAGCATGGACCCTGTCTTGTGAAGTGCAAGGCGCCGCTCGATTTCGTGTGACACCTGGTCCGGAGCGGGGATGGACGTATACCAGGCCTTCCAGAGATCAGCCTCCGCACAAGCTTCAGACAGATCGTCCGCATGTGCCTGCGAAAGCGGTACAAGCGTCGCGTGTGTGCCGCTAAGGGTAATGGCAGGAGGCCAACTCATTCAGAAACTCCAACATGAATAGGGCGCAGATTGCGTTAGAACGGCCGTTCTTCACCGCTCCATTTGAAAAACTTGCCTGTGTCGGTGAGCTGCAGCGAGGAAGCAACGTTCAGTATCCCCTTTGCAACAACAGCAGCATCATTGTCAGCGCCGGGTCCACCCATGTCCGTCCGCACCCAGCCCGGATCGATCAGGGCGACTGGAATGCCTTCTGGCTCAAGTTCAGTCGACAGTCCTTGCATGACCTTGTTCACCGCTGCTTTTGAGACGCGATAGGAAAGCGCGTCCGATTTGCGATACCCCATCCACGACATCTGGCTTGAGATCGTGAGGATCTTCGCGCTGTCCGATTTGCGAAGGTGGGGCAGAAACGTTTGGGAAACCGCCAGGGGGGCGAGCGTATTGATCTCCAGCGTTTTCAGGAAGACTTCGAAGTCCATGTCCAGCGGCGATTGCCGCTCCCGTGACAGGACACCCGCATTGTTGATGAGAAGGTCCAGTCGATCCGTCATTTCCTGCGCAACGGCGGCCATTGTCACACGATCGGTCACATCGAAAACCAGCGGTGTGTAGCCCTCACCAAGTTGCTCCAAACTCTTGCGGGCGGCGTCCTGTGACCTAACCGAACCAAACACTTTCCAGCCATCAGAAAGTGCGGCGCGAGCAAGCTCGAAACCAATCCCGCGATTGGTTGCGGTGATAAGGCATGTGGGCATTGATCTTCCTGAAAGTTGAGAACCGGAGCGCTACGAATTGGTCACACACATTATCTTCGGTGCTCTCGCACGCAACCTGCTTTTGTTTTTTCGTCGGCATTGCGGCGGCAACTAATGACCGTCAGTTTCTCTTTCACGCAAATGCAGCAATTTGGCAGGTTGTTTTTGTCGCCGCGGAAATTAAGTTTCGGTGCAAAGCACCGGCTCACTTGCTTTATTGCCGGTGAAACAACAGGACCTGTCTATGAGCGAAACAATCAAGAATGCCGTTATTGAAAAGCTGCGGCAAATCAAGGGCCCGGATCTGGAGGGAGATATCATCTCACTCGGTCTTGTCTCCGACGTTTTCGTATCTGACGGCCGTGTCGCTTTCTCCATAACTGTGCCTGCAGAAAGGGCGCAGGAACTGGAGCCGCTGCGCCAGGCGGCAGAAAAAGTGGTCCGTGAAGTCGAAGGCGTAGAAAATGCAATGGTGGCCCTGACGGCAGAGCGCGCGCCGGGTGGCGCACGAAACACGGCGGCGCCCAAACCGGCACCACGCCAGCCTCAAAGGAACGCGGAAGAACAGGCAGCGCCAAAGCCCGGCGTCCCGGGGATCCGGCACATTATCGCCGTTGCGTCCGGAAAGGGCGGCGTTGGCAAATCGACCACGACCGCGAACCTGGCGCTCGGTATGGCTGCCAACGGCCTCAAGGTCGGTGTTCTGGACGCGGACATTTATGGTCCGTCAGTACCAAGATTGTTCAATGTGTCCGGGAGGCCCGAGTCCGTCTCCGGACGGGTTCTGAAACCGCTTGAAGGTTATGGCATCAAGGTGATGTCGATGGGGTTCATGGTGGAAGAGGAAACCCCGATGATCTGGCGCGGGCCGATGGTTATATCGGCGCTTACTCAGATGTTGCGCGAAGTCGCCTGGGGAGATCTCGACGTTCTGGTTGTCGACATGCCTCCGGGCACGGGTGATGCCCAGCTGACAATGGCGCAACAGGTGCCCCTTGCAGGCGCCGTGATCGTGTCCACGCCGCAGGATCTGGCCCTGATCGATGCACGCAAGGGCCTCAACATGTTCAAGCGCGTCGACGTTCCCGTCCTCGGCATTATCGAAAACATGAGTTATTTCCTATGCCCGGATTGTGGCAGCCGGCATGATATTTTCGGTCATGGCGGCGCGCGCGCCGAAGCGACCCGGCTCGCTGTACCATTCCTGGGTGAGATTCCGTTGACCATGAAAATTCGGGAAACGTCTGACGCTGGAACTCCCATTGTCGTTTCCGATCCTGAGGGGCCGGTTGCGGCAATCTACAAGCAGATTGCGGCGCAGGTTGTTTCAGCGATTGAGGACCCGGCCGCTTCTGCAGATCGCAGCGCACCGAAAATCGTGTTCGAATAAGGTGATGAAAAACCCGTTTTGACCGGAGCCAGCGCCGGTCAAAACGGTAATTGACCTCATTTGCGATTGCAGGCGCGCCACGGTTTCTGTCCTGATCGGTAGCCGAGCGCTATGCTGAAGGTGCTGCGCGCTGCATCGGGTGGTCGCGTCTCTTTTCGCGTCGGTTGTTAACAGGTTGACCTAGCGTTATTTCGTGTTTCACGCACGGATCACGCCGCCTGACTAGAGTACCCCTCGTTGAGTCATCCGACTCTTCAATTCTATGTAGAAGGTGCATCAGCGGGCATGGCACTTCGCCATTCAAAACCAGTGCAAAATGAAGGTGTTCCTTCCCTCGGCGTGCTGATCGCAATTTCAACGGTCAGCCCCTTGGCTATGCAGATTTATTTGCCCTCGCTGGCCGGGATGATGGTGGTTTTCTCGGCATCTGCGAGTGAAATCCAACTTTCCATGTCGGCCTATTTCATTGCAGTGGCAGTCTCGCAACTCTTCTGGGGTCCGTTGTCAGACCAGTTTGGCCGCCGTCCGGTGATTGTGGTCGGCATGGTTTTGTTCGTGCTCGGCAGCATTCTGTGTCTGGTTGCACCGACAATCGAAGCGCTCATTGCTGCACGCGTTATTCAGGCTGCGGGGGGATGCACCGGTATGGTGCTCGGCCGTGCCATCGTCCGCGACATTTACGGTCCAAGGCAGTCGGCAAGCATGATCGGCTATGTAACGATGGGCATGGCGGTAATGCCCACAATCGCGCCGGCGGTCGGGGGGCTTCTCGACCAGTTTTATGGGTGGCAGGGCGGCTTCTTTCTCTTGTTGCTGATCGGATTGGCTGTCTTGGCGGCCAGCATGTTCCTGTTGCCGGAAACAAACCATCATCGCAGTCGCGTCGGACCGGGTCAGGTTCTTCGTTCCTACGGTATTCTGATGAAAGAGCGTCTCTTCTGGAGCTATGCATTAACGGCTGCATTCTCGGCGCTGACCTATTTTGCCTATCTCGGCGGCGCCCCTTTCATTGCCGCGCAACTTCTGTCTCTAAGTGCAGCGGAGATGGGCTTCTACTTCATGTTCGTTGCCCTCGGATACATTGTCGGAAACTACATATCCGGCCGGTTTGCGGCGCGGATCGGCCTTTATCCGATGATATTGACGGGCACGCTCATAAGTGTGTTCTCGGTCGGCTTGATAGGCGGCTTTGCCTATTTCGGCAGCGTAACGGCAGCAAGCCTGTTTTTGCCGATGTTCGTTCTCGGACTGGGAAATGGTGTGTGTCTCCCGAGTGCTATCTCGGGCGCTGTCAGCGTGCGCCCCAAGCTTGCAGGTGCCGCATCCGGACTTGTCGCATCAATGCAGGTCGGCATGGGCGCATTCGCCGGCTCGCTTGTGGCATGGCTGTTCGCCGAAAGTTTCCTTGCGGGCTCGCCTTGGAGCATGATCCTGATCATGGCCATAGGTATCGTGGTCAGCCTGTTCGCCGCGCTATCGATCAAGCGCGCCGAAGGGGCTCATGATCTGATGCCCGCAGAATGAGCTTAAAAGTCCTGATTGAGGCTTGCGCCTTTTAGTCGTGCTGTGTGCGTCAGCCGCCGGTGACGCTCATGTGGCGCGAGACGGCTGGCTGTCTTGACTTCCGGTCGATTACAAAATCATGACCCTTCGGCTTGCGCCCGATCGCCTCGTCAATCGCATCATTCAGGAGATCGTTGCCTTCTGACGCCCGAAGCGGCGCTCTCAGGTCCGCCATGTCGTCCTGGCCAAGGCACATGTAGAGCTGGCCGGTGCAGGTAACGCGTACACGATTGCAGCTTTCGCAGAAGTTATGGGTCAAGGGCGTGATGAACCCGAGACGTCCACCTGTCTCTTCAATCGTGACGTATCGTGCAGGGCCACCGGTTTTATAAGGAATGTCCGTGAGTGTGAACTGTTCTGAGAGGCTTGCACGCACCTTCGACAGCGGCAAATACTGGTCGGTGCGATCACCGTCGATTTCGCCAAGCGGCATTGTCTCGATCAACGTCAGATCGTGGCCCTGATCGTGGCACCACTCCATCATCGAGACGATTTCATGTTCGTTCACTTCTTTGAGTGCGACCATGTTGACCTTGATTTTCAGGCCTGCTTCGGTCGCGGCCCGTATCCCATCCATGACTTTGCCGAGATCTCCCCAGCGCGTGATTGCCTTGAATTTCTGAGTATCCAGCGTATCGATCGACACATTGATGCGCCGGACGCCGCAGTCATGAAGTTCGTGCGCAAAGCGCGACAGTTGCGAGCCGTTCGTGGTGATCGTCAGTTCTTCTAGCGCACCACTGTCAAGATGACGTCCGAGGCCTCGGATAAGGCTCATGATGTTCTTGCGTACAAGCGGCTCACCACCGGTCAGGCGAAGCTTTCGCACTCCTTTTTCAATGAAAGCGGTGCACAAACGGTCCAGTTCTTCCAGGCTCAGGACTTCGCGCTTTGGCAGGAAGGTCATGTCTTCCGCCATGCAATAAACGCAGCGGAAATCACAGCGGTCGGTAACAGACACCCTTAGATACGTGACTGCACGCCCGAACGGGTCGATCATCGGGGAGGGGACGTCAGGACCGTCCGAATGTTTCGATGGAACGACTATCTTTCCGTCTGTCACGCTCTGCTCTCCCAAAACTTCTTTGTTCTTGGCCTCATCATATGGCGCGCTTGAAGGCAATATCAATCGAAACCGGACGATGATTGTACTGATTGCGCCAATAGGTAAACTTGCCGGTGTAGTTTTGTCAATCGTGGCTTAAACGGGCCTAGTCGCGGGCTGCGTCTAGGAGGGCGCGAATAGCTGCAAGCTCCGGAACGATCTCGCGAATTTTGTGTTCCGGATACTGTGATTTGAAGACTTCGATGTCCGGATCGATCGAGCGGATCGCATCCTCGCGAAAGCGTCGACCAGCATCTGTCAGCCAGACGGTTTTGCTGCGTCCGTCTTCGGGGTTGGGGCGAATCTCAACAAACCCGTGCACCGTCAGCCCGCCGAGCGTATGCGTCATTGTCGTCTTGGGAACCTGGAATGCATTTGCCAGCGCCAACGGCGTCTGACCGTCCTTCACGCGGATCAGGTGGTTCACGACGCTGAAATGGGGCAACGTCAGTCCCTTCGGCAGCCGCGCCTCAAGAGCGGTGCGGCTGAGTTGCGCAATGATCCCGATTTCGTTGAAGAAAGAGAAGAAGAGCGTCCGGGTATCGTTATCCATTCATGATCCGTGTCTCGAGCGGCCAGCGGGGCGAGGGCGGCACAGTCGGGCCATATCCCAGTCGCCCAAGCATCTGAACGGTTTCTCCGGGTTTGGCAAGTAGCTGGTGGGCCTGCTTGTAGTGAGGTTCCATCTCCTTGAATTCCTGCAACGCCTGGCTGACAGGGTGCAGCGCCAGACCAAGCCGCGTCGTCTCCAGGTTCAGGCGCAGCCAGCGGCGCCCCGCTTCGATCTGGTTTTGCCGGGCGTTTTGGGACGTTGTCAAAACAATGTAGGCCGGTGTCGCTTCCAGCATGTCGCGGTAGATCTTTATGCCTTCCTGAAAGCCTGCCGATTCCGGGTCGAGCTGATTTTCTCGCGTGAGAATACCGGCCAGCATAAGGCTCTCCAGAAAGGGGCCACCCAGATCGATACCATCCGGGTTTGCGTTGATCTCGGACTTACCGAACCGCATCAGATCCACGCTCTCTTTTAGCGTGCGATGGGTGTTCGTTTCCGTCATCCAGGCGTCCCATGTGAGCTTTTTGACGCGCATCACTTCAGCAGGATCCGTAATGATTACGCCGTATTGCGTCAGTTGGGCGATGCTCTCTTTCGGCACGGGGCGGTCTTCAAAAGGTTCCTTGCAGGTCCTGCGGGCGAGGATATGTTCCGCCAGGCGGTCGGCCTTGCCGCCATCCTTCAAGCGGACGCTTGCGACAGGGCCGTTGGTGCCATCTGGAAACAGCTCTATCTCGGCGCGCCTGTCTTTCAGGGTCGACGCAATCGCCATCAATTCCAGAAAACATCCGAGGCCGACAAATATCTGCCTTTGGTTGGGATCTGTATGAGGCAGATCTCTTTCAATATCCCTGTGAAGCAGGAAACCGTCGGCCGTGTCGAGTTCCACAAGCCATGGCTGCCTGTTGTGCGGGTTGGGAGCCAGCAGCGCGTAGGAAAGGGCAAACAGGCGCGGATCTTCATACGCGCCTGCTTTGTCCCACGGCGCAAGCGCACTTGAAGGGGTTCTTGTTGCCAAGAAGGTGCCGGTCACAGCTCCTGCTGCTACGACGAAGCCTCCACCGAGGATTGCCAGTGTTTTTCTGCGCGTCAAAGTCATTTGAAACTCCATTAGTGCGATATCGAACTAAGTAGTGCGAATTCGTACTAAAATCAATATGTGCTCTGAGATAGGGAAAAATTTTCAGGCGGGACTTGAAACGAAACCAAAAGGTGTCATTTAATATAACACCTAAAGGTGTCGCGAGGAGAGTGGTATGCGGATTGCGAAGTGTTTGGGAACGGTTGCTGCTGTGACCATCGGGTTTTTGACGGCTGTCAAAGCCGAAACGGCTGAAATCAGGCTGGCAACGCAGTCAGATTTGTCTTGGGAAGTAACGAGTGAAGGTGTTGCTTTTGCAGCTCTGAAAGGAGCGCGGTTTGAAGAGAGTTATATGGCGATGGTTCGCTTGCCTGCCGGGCTCGTCAGTCCTGTCCATGCGAAGAGCGCGGGCATGTACGGCATCGTTATTGAGGGTGAAATGGTTCACTTGCCCGACGAGGCGGTGGTTGGCGAAGAGACCGTTTTGAAAGCAGGCGACTTTTACGAAATCCCGGCCGGTCTGGTGCATTTAAGCAAGTGCGTCTCGCAAACGGACTGCGTCACATTTCTCTACCAGGACGGTTCATTCGACTTTTTTCCGGTTGAGGAGAAGCATCCATGAACACCGGTCCTCAGGGCGTTTTTCGCGCTTTGGCCGACCCGACGCGGCGCGAAATCCTGGTTCACCTCTCGAATGAGAGCCTGGCAATAGCCGACATCGCGTCGCGTTTCGATATCACGCGCACGGCAATCAACAAACATCTGGCGATCCTTGAAGAGGGCGGCCTCATCAAACGTGAAGTCATCGGTCGTGAGCGGCGGAGCAGCCTTGAACCTGGGCCTTTAAAATCCGCATTCGAGTGGCTTGGATATTTCGATCAGTTCTGGGATGGCAAACTTTCTGATCTGCAGAAGGAAATTGCCAAGGAGATGCAGGAAGAGAAAGGACGGAAAAAATGAGTGCGACAACCATTACGAAGACAGTGTTCCTGAATGCACCGCGCGACGTCGTGTGGTCGTTTCTAACGGAAAAGGACAAGCTGGCACGCTGGTTTCATCCGGCGCAGGAGGATTTGAAGGAGGGCGAGGACTTCACTCTTTTGGATCAGCACGGTGACATGCAGAAAATCTGTTGGGGCAAGGTGCTCGAAATGCGGCCGCATGAAAGCCTCGTCTACACCTTCACAGTGAAGCCCTTGAACGGAGCGATGACAACCGTGCGCTGGTCCTTGGAAAATGCTGCCGGCGGAACGCGTTTGTCGCTCTCGCACGAAGGGATTGAAGAGGCTGCAGGGCAGGCGGCATTCCAGATGCTGAGCGCCCTCGATGCCGGCTGGGACGCACATTTCGGGCGGCTGCGGGAGGTGGCAAAAGCGCTCGAACCAGCCTGACTGGGCGTCCACGAAACACAGTGGTCGGCGGTCATGTTCGCCGGCCAAGAGACTGATCCATTTGCCGTCTCTGACGTATTCCATAACACGTGTTTTAAAGAGGCAGCATGTCGACACTCGTTTGGTTCCGGCAAGACTTGAGAACGGTGGACAATCCCGCATTGTTCGAGGCCGCCAAGAATGGGCCGGTTTTACCGGTTTTCATCCACGAAGACCCGCACCAGACCGGAGAGCTCCATCCCCTTGGAGGGGCAAGCAAGTGGTGGCTTCATCACAGCCTGTCGGCCCTGAAGCAAACGCTCCCGGGCCTTGTGATCCTCAAAGGAGATGCGCGTTTTCTCGTGCCGCAAATTGCAAGGCAGGCTGAGGTCAGCAACGTCTGCTGGAACCGCTGCTACGAGCCGCATGCAATCGAACGGGACACAGAAATCAAGGCCCTGTTGAGAGCCGACGGGTTCAACGTGGAAAGCTTCAAGGCTTCGCTTTTGCACGAACCTTGGGAGCTTACCAACAAGACCGGCGGCTCCTTCAAGGTGTATTCGCCGTTCTGGAAAACAGCGCAGCAACAGGACGTGAAAGCACCGCTTCCGGCGCCCGAAAAAATCGAGTTCATCGAGTACCCGGACGGGGAGCGGCTGGATAGCCTTGGACTTCTGCCGCAAAATCCAAACTGGGCGGACGGCTGGGACGATCTGTGGTCGCCGGGTGAACGGGGGGCAAAGCAGCGCCTTGAAGCGTTTTTGCATGCAGATCTCAAAGGATACGGAACCCTTCGCAATCGGCCGGATCTTCCAAACGTGTCCAGACTGTCTCCGCAT from the Roseibium sp. HPY-6 genome contains:
- a CDS encoding metalloregulator ArsR/SmtB family transcription factor, with amino-acid sequence MNTGPQGVFRALADPTRREILVHLSNESLAIADIASRFDITRTAINKHLAILEEGGLIKREVIGRERRSSLEPGPLKSAFEWLGYFDQFWDGKLSDLQKEIAKEMQEEKGRKK
- a CDS encoding GNAT family protein; translation: MSWPPAITLSGTHATLVPLSQAHADDLSEACAEADLWKAWYTSIPAPDQVSHEIERRLALHKTGSMLPFAVLTPDGKAVGMTTYMNIDTEHKRVEIGSTWYRKSVQRTPLNTECKRMLLTHAFEDLNCIAVEFRTHFMNRQSRTAIERLGAKLDGVLRSHQRTADGSLRDTAVYSVLAHEWPAVKNGLDYKLAERR
- a CDS encoding multidrug effflux MFS transporter, with amino-acid sequence MALRHSKPVQNEGVPSLGVLIAISTVSPLAMQIYLPSLAGMMVVFSASASEIQLSMSAYFIAVAVSQLFWGPLSDQFGRRPVIVVGMVLFVLGSILCLVAPTIEALIAARVIQAAGGCTGMVLGRAIVRDIYGPRQSASMIGYVTMGMAVMPTIAPAVGGLLDQFYGWQGGFFLLLLIGLAVLAASMFLLPETNHHRSRVGPGQVLRSYGILMKERLFWSYALTAAFSALTYFAYLGGAPFIAAQLLSLSAAEMGFYFMFVALGYIVGNYISGRFAARIGLYPMILTGTLISVFSVGLIGGFAYFGSVTAASLFLPMFVLGLGNGVCLPSAISGAVSVRPKLAGAASGLVASMQVGMGAFAGSLVAWLFAESFLAGSPWSMILIMAIGIVVSLFAALSIKRAEGAHDLMPAE
- a CDS encoding SDR family oxidoreductase, with translation MPTCLITATNRGIGFELARAALSDGWKVFGSVRSQDAARKSLEQLGEGYTPLVFDVTDRVTMAAVAQEMTDRLDLLINNAGVLSRERQSPLDMDFEVFLKTLEINTLAPLAVSQTFLPHLRKSDSAKILTISSQMSWMGYRKSDALSYRVSKAAVNKVMQGLSTELEPEGIPVALIDPGWVRTDMGGPGADNDAAVVAKGILNVASSLQLTDTGKFFKWSGEERPF
- a CDS encoding twin-arginine translocation pathway signal protein, producing the protein MTLTRRKTLAILGGGFVVAAGAVTGTFLATRTPSSALAPWDKAGAYEDPRLFALSYALLAPNPHNRQPWLVELDTADGFLLHRDIERDLPHTDPNQRQIFVGLGCFLELMAIASTLKDRRAEIELFPDGTNGPVASVRLKDGGKADRLAEHILARRTCKEPFEDRPVPKESIAQLTQYGVIITDPAEVMRVKKLTWDAWMTETNTHRTLKESVDLMRFGKSEINANPDGIDLGGPFLESLMLAGILTRENQLDPESAGFQEGIKIYRDMLEATPAYIVLTTSQNARQNQIEAGRRWLRLNLETTRLGLALHPVSQALQEFKEMEPHYKQAHQLLAKPGETVQMLGRLGYGPTVPPSPRWPLETRIMNG
- a CDS encoding BLUF domain-containing protein, which produces MELYRACYRSKIKWGNMRLPLPDEIDRTLLRIRRINRKAGVTGALLLVDQHIIQVLEGQTGQVLDTVYCVMNDPRLNDIEGIIHEPVDFRLFPNSLMFFRDLTDGVAASQYPVLRPLLDHPAEVTRDEAYLAFSHFASELQAGRLTNDMLMI
- a CDS encoding MarR family transcriptional regulator — translated: MDNDTRTLFFSFFNEIGIIAQLSRTALEARLPKGLTLPHFSVVNHLIRVKDGQTPLALANAFQVPKTTMTHTLGGLTVHGFVEIRPNPEDGRSKTVWLTDAGRRFREDAIRSIDPDIEVFKSQYPEHKIREIVPELAAIRALLDAARD
- a CDS encoding Mrp/NBP35 family ATP-binding protein translates to MSETIKNAVIEKLRQIKGPDLEGDIISLGLVSDVFVSDGRVAFSITVPAERAQELEPLRQAAEKVVREVEGVENAMVALTAERAPGGARNTAAPKPAPRQPQRNAEEQAAPKPGVPGIRHIIAVASGKGGVGKSTTTANLALGMAANGLKVGVLDADIYGPSVPRLFNVSGRPESVSGRVLKPLEGYGIKVMSMGFMVEEETPMIWRGPMVISALTQMLREVAWGDLDVLVVDMPPGTGDAQLTMAQQVPLAGAVIVSTPQDLALIDARKGLNMFKRVDVPVLGIIENMSYFLCPDCGSRHDIFGHGGARAEATRLAVPFLGEIPLTMKIRETSDAGTPIVVSDPEGPVAAIYKQIAAQVVSAIEDPAASADRSAPKIVFE
- the moaA gene encoding GTP 3',8-cyclase MoaA, whose amino-acid sequence is MIDPFGRAVTYLRVSVTDRCDFRCVYCMAEDMTFLPKREVLSLEELDRLCTAFIEKGVRKLRLTGGEPLVRKNIMSLIRGLGRHLDSGALEELTITTNGSQLSRFAHELHDCGVRRINVSIDTLDTQKFKAITRWGDLGKVMDGIRAATEAGLKIKVNMVALKEVNEHEIVSMMEWCHDQGHDLTLIETMPLGEIDGDRTDQYLPLSKVRASLSEQFTLTDIPYKTGGPARYVTIEETGGRLGFITPLTHNFCESCNRVRVTCTGQLYMCLGQDDMADLRAPLRASEGNDLLNDAIDEAIGRKPKGHDFVIDRKSRQPAVSRHMSVTGG
- a CDS encoding cupin domain-containing protein, translated to MRIAKCLGTVAAVTIGFLTAVKAETAEIRLATQSDLSWEVTSEGVAFAALKGARFEESYMAMVRLPAGLVSPVHAKSAGMYGIVIEGEMVHLPDEAVVGEETVLKAGDFYEIPAGLVHLSKCVSQTDCVTFLYQDGSFDFFPVEEKHP
- a CDS encoding SRPBCC domain-containing protein; translation: MSATTITKTVFLNAPRDVVWSFLTEKDKLARWFHPAQEDLKEGEDFTLLDQHGDMQKICWGKVLEMRPHESLVYTFTVKPLNGAMTTVRWSLENAAGGTRLSLSHEGIEEAAGQAAFQMLSALDAGWDAHFGRLREVAKALEPA